The DNA region CGACCGCATGGTGCCGATGCAGACCGCGCGCGAGGCATGGATAACCGATACGTCGTTCCGCGACGGCCAGCAGGCGCGTCCGCCGTATGCGGTGAACGATATCGTCGAGCTTTATAAGCTCCTCCATGATCTCGGCGGACCCAATGGCATGATACGCCAGACGGAATTCTTCCTCTACAGCAATCGCGACCGCGAAGCGATGGAAAAATGCATGGCGCTCGATTTTAAATTCCCCGAGATAACATCGTGGGTGCGCGCAACGAAGGGCGATTTCGAGCTCGCGAAAAAAGCGGGCATCAAGGAGACGGGCATTCTCACCTCGGTGTCCGATTATCATATCTTCAAGAAGATGAAGACCGATAGAAGGAAAGTGCTCGATCAATACCTCGGCATCGTGAAGGATGCGCTCTCGGCGGGCATTCTCCCGCGCTGTCATTTCGAGGACATAACGCGCGCGGATTTCTACGGCTTCGTCGTCCCGTTCGCCACCGAGCTCATGACCCTTGCGCGAGATGCACATGTGCCCATCAAGATACGCGCCTGCGATACCCTCGGTCTCGGCATCACCTATCCCGGTTCATCGCTCCCGCGCTCCGTACAGGGGACGATATACGGTCTCCGCGAATACGCGGGCGTGCCCGGCGAACAGCTCGAATGGCACGGGCACAATGATTTCTACAAGGCGCTCGTGAACGCTTCGACGGCGTGGCTGTACGGCTGCAGCGCGGTCAATACAACGATACTGGGCTTCGGCGAACGCACCGGGAATACGCCGCTTGAGGGCATGTGCGTGGAATATGCGCAGCTCTTCGGTACGGACAACGGCATGGACATATCGGTCATCACGAAGATACGCGATTACCTGGAAGAGCATACGAACACCATTATCCCCAGCAATATGCCGTTTGTGGGAAAGGATTTCAACACGACGCGTGCCGGCATCCATGCCGACGGGCTTTTGAAGGACGAGGAGATATACAATATCTTCGACACGACGAAGATACTCAATCGTCCGCCCGAAGTGATGATAACCGACAAGTCCGGCACCGCGGGTATCTGCGCGTGGATAAACGTGTATTTCAATCTCGACAAACCAAAAGAGATAAGGAAGGACGACCCCGGCGTGAAAGAGATGTACGACTGGACGCTCAAGGAGTACGAAGAGGGCCGTATCACCGCCATTTCGGACGATGAGCTCGTGGAGCTCGTAAAGAAGCATCTGCCGGCGGTCTATAATGAAAAGGTCGTTACCGACAAGCTCGTGAAGATAAAACCGAGGACGAAATAACGATCGGTTGGAGGATATATGGACAAGGTGGTTCACTTCGAGATCCCGTTCGACAACAAGGACCGCGCCTCGAAATTCTATGCTTCGATCTTCGGGTGGGAGCTCATGGATATTCCGGAGATGTCATACGTCATGGTGCATGCCGCAGAAACGGGCCCGGATAATATGGTCGCGGAGAAAGGCGCCATCAACGGCGGGATGTTCCCCCGGGAGAAAGAGGCCAAGGCTCCTATCGTGGTCATCGGCGTTGCATCTATCGATGAAACGATAAAGAAAGTGGTCGCCGCGGGCGGAAAAGTGGTAACGCCCAAGCAGCCTATTCCCAATGGTTCGTATGCACGGGTGGCGGACTGTGAGGGGAATGTGATAGGTCTCGCGGACAGTTCTAAATAAATATTTGCGCTGTAGTGTAATTAAGAGAAGAAAGGATGTACCCGGATTCCCGGATCAATCGGATTTTGTTGACGATGTAATCCTGCTCGTCCTGTCGATGCAAATCGCCATCCCATAGCGGCTCTGCCGCCGGGCTGCGCCTTTTGGCGCACGCATGCCTCGCATCGACTAAGCACTTCCTGTGCAACAGTTCATCTTCGAGACTCTGCTCTTCCGATCATATTAATGCTTCCGGGTGCTAATGGAAGAAAGCAAGATAGGAAAACCACGAAACACACGAAAATCGCGAAATGGGAGGAGAGATCCGCTCTCCAATTCTCTTGCTTTTTTCGTGTCTTTCGCGATTTTCGTGGTTTGTTTTTCCCCACCTTCATGATCATGGTTATTTATCTCCCGCAAGGTTCAGCCCGTTCCCCACAACGGTCAAAGCATTCTCCGATATGGTATTGTTTGTATAGTTCATACCTTTCCTGTGATGGGGGAAAAGAATTATTTTACAAATACTAAAACGACACACCACGCCGCCGACAGGAGCGCCGCGAACGCAAGCCGCGGCTTCTCTCTCTTCATCACATATTTGCGGATGAGGATACAGATGATGCCGGAGAACGCCGCAGCGGCTGAGATGATGGCGAGGAGCTCGAGTCCGAGCGTTGCGCCCGCGGCCATCCCGATAGCCGCATCGCCGAACCCCATTTTTTCTTTGAAGCCGAAATAGATGCCGAGATAGAGCACGGAGGCGAACGCGAGGCCGAACACGCTCACGGTGAACATCGGCGTGGTTGAGTGGCTGAGCAGATAGCGCATGAGGAACGCATACGGGAAAAGCGCGTAGAGTATCGGATGGACATGGAGCTTCGTTGCGTCGGTATAGATGACGATCAATAGGACAGTGACCATCGGAATGGAAAGAAGGAGCATCGGGGTGTTGAAAAGCGCTATCGATAAAAATACGCCGAATGCCGCCCCTGAGAGCATGAGAAAGGGGCGGGCATTCAGCGCGAACAACTTTCGAGCAGGATGATTGTACTTCTCGCCGATAACGAACGCGAAATATCCGACGATGGGAGCTGCAATGAACGCGATACCGATCGGCAGAAGCGATACTGTCATGCCGCTACTTCTTCTTCGCGGCGAGGCATTTGTTCACCGCGGCGATGTACGCTTTTATCGACGCCTCGATGACGTCGGTGGACGCACCGCGCCCGGCGAACCGTTGTCCGTCGTCGACTATGGTAAGCGATACCTCGCCGATGGCATCCTTGCCGCCGGTGACCGCATGGAGCTCATAGCCCTCGAGCGTGGGCTTCAATCCGGTTATCTTATCGACAGCTCTGCAGAGCGCATCGATGGGGCCGTCGCCGCTTGCCGCCTCTTCGAACGGCGTGTTCGCTTTTATGAGGCGTATCGCCGCGGTCGGTATCACATTGCCGGAAACGACGTGCATGTAGTCAAGCGCGTAATCGCCCGTGTCTATCTTCATGCTCGTGGAAATGAGCGCGATGATATCATCGTCGTACACTTCTTTTTTCTTATCGGCCAGAGCGAGAAAGCGGTTGTACAGCTCTTCTATCGCCTCTTTATCAAGATTGAACCCGAGCGTCTTTACCTTCTGCGAAAATCCGTGCCGTCCCGTATGGCGGCCCATGACGAGCGTTGAGGAGTCGCGTCCTATCGATTCCGGCGTCATTATCTCGTAGGTCTCGCGCGCCTTCAACATGCCGTCCTGATGAATGCCGCTTTCATGGGCGAAGGCATTCTTGCCGATTATCGCTTTGTTGGGCTGCACCAGGAAGCCGGTGTAGGATGCTACCTTCTTGCTTATGGGGTAGATATCGCTCGTGACGATATTCGTCTCCGCGCCGAGCAATTCGCCGCGCACCGCTATGGCCATGGCGACTTCCTCGAGAGCGGCGCTCCCCGCGCGTTCGCCGACACCGTTGATGGTACATTCGATCTGGTCCGCCCCCGCTTCTATCGCTGCGAGCGAATTGGCGGTGGCGAGCCCCAGGTCGTTATGGCAATGCACCGATATCTTCGCCTTCGCGATGTTCGGCACGCGCGAGCGTATCGCGCTTATTATCCTGATGTACTCAGCGGGTATCGTGTAGCCCACGGTGTCGGGGATGTTTATCGTGGTGGCTCCTGCGCCGATGGCGGCCTCGACTATTTCGCAGAGGAAATCGATGTTCGTCCGCGTGGCGTCCTCCGCCGAGAATTCCACGTCATCGACGAGGGATGCGGCATACCGTATCGAATCGACGGCGATCTTCATGACTTCCTCGCGCGTCTTCTTGAGCTTATGCTTCATGTGGATATCGCTCGTGGCGATGAACGTGTGTATGCGCCCGTGTGCGGCGTTCTTCAGTGCCTGACCGGCGCTGTCGATATCTGCTTTTACCGCACGCGCGAGCGCGCATATCGCCGGCCCCCGCACTTCCCTGGCGATGAGCTTGCATGCCTCGAACTGCACGGCGGACGATATGGGGAACCCCGCTTCGATGACATCGACCTTCATTTTTGCGAGCGAGAGGGCGATATCGAGCTTCTGCTCGGTGTTCATGGACGCCCCCGGTGCCTGCTCGCCGTCGCGCAAAGTCGTATCGAATATGATTATCTTTCTGGGCATAACTTCTCCTGTTCCTGTAAAAAATAGTTGATTGTCGAGGTGGAAAGGATATATCTCCCCTACGGGAGGATGCTGAGGAGACACCACCGATGCGTGGTGCCGGCACTGCTGGTAATGGTTATAAAATCGGTGTACATACCGCTCATCCTCAAAAAAAATGGCAAAAAAGCAAAGACGTTAAAACCTGGGAGGTCACGGCTTTACTTTTTTGCACTACCGACATAATGCAGCTACATCTTGTTTAGGGAGGAAGATATAACTGCAACCTGCATACCTAGTATAACAAATCCGGCAGCGTATGTCAATAGCGGAATTCGCCGCCGTCTGCCCGCGGAAAACGCCTTGACTTATTGTATTCTCCATACTAATATTGCCGTGCGCCGGTGATATGCCGGATGCGGGGAGAATCGCTATGGCAAAGTTCAAGCGTACCAAATATCTCATCAACCGCAAGATGCAGATGCGTATCATGCTCAATGTGTTCATCACGGTATTCGTGCTTACATCAATACTCTCGCTTTCCATCTATTATGTCGTCTATTCCCGCTTAAGCCAGGGTGTTTCCATGGGTAAGGACAAAATAGAGAATATCGACGGCGGCGAGGGCGCATCGGCGATAAACCGCGTCAAGCATATGGCAAAAGCCACGAAATTCCTCGATGTCACCAAGGACAATATGTATGTCGATATCATCAAGATATTCGCGCTTAATGTGATATTCTCGTTCATCGTTGTCGTCGTCTCGTTCCTGTTCATCTCCCATCGATTCGCGGGACCGGCATATCGGTTCGAACGCGCTTTTGAATCGTTGTCGGATGGCGATCTTGCAGGCACCATCAATCTGCGCAAGAACGATGAATTGCAGGATCTTTCGCTTAAGTTTAACGACATGCTTTCCGTGCTCAACGGGCGCATCGCTTCCGCGCAGAAAGCCGCGCACGACGGTGATAATAAAGCGGTGCTCGACGCGCTTGCGCAGTTCAAGACGAAGAAGTCGTAAGCAGACAGCCCGCTAAACAAGGGGTCATGACCCCTTGTTCTCATTCATATCTGCATCCATTCATCGAATGGCGTCAACTGTATTTCTATCGGATGGTATTTTCGCGATGATCTCCAGCGATAGCCTTCCGGCTAAAAACCGTGCACTTTCAGCTCCCTGACTACAGATACATAGAACGCCGGCGTGTCGAATCCCGATACGTTATTGCGGAATCCGTCATGCGCATGGAAGTGCGATACGCCTGTCCCGTTCAATTCTCCTTCAATGATGCCGCGGAACGTCCCCCATTGCGCCGATGCGGTCGATACGAGCCCGTCATTCGCCCCTTCGCGTGCGAGAATGATCGCATGCTGGAAAGCGAGGAGGAGATTGCATTCCGGGCGTTTCATCACGAACGCATGACTTTGATAGTAGACGAGCGGCGAATCGGGGCAGGTCCTGTTGAATTCCTTCATGTACGGTATTGAAAGCTCAACGGCTGCCTCGCGGACGTCGGGATCCTTGTCGCCGCTCAACGCCCCTGCGAGAGAGAATGTCAGCGCGGCGGCCGTGCCGAATGTCCGGTACTGCTCGAGCGCAAAGTCGGCAACGCTCGACCCGCAATGCGGTGTCGCTATCGTGGTGAGGCTCGCAACATACGGCGCCATACCGAGATGCGTGATGGCGTAGCGCGATTCGATACCGCCCTTCGACATGGCAATGAGATTCACCTTTGCGGTACCGGCAGCTTGCATCGCGGAGGATATCGAGCGCTTAATGATCATGGCATTGCCGGCATGCGATCGCCAGGCATCCTGCCCGCTGAAAAACACCAGCGCTCCCTCGGTGCGCAATCGTCCGGGTATGCGCCCCCAGTATGCGACGGCGGCGTCATCGTCGCGCGCGGAAACGCCGTGTACGAGGATGATGGGATATCGAGTACTGCAATTCGATACGACAAGCGGGCACAGTGCCGATGGGAATGCTGTTGCCGCGGCGAGAAGCGCGATGATGTATTTCATCCGTACCGTATACTGCTGCCGAATGGATATGTCACACCACATCGATCTTCTCCCGAAAACTTCCGGGCGTCGTATGGCAGAGCGATCTGAACGCCTTTACGAATGAAGCGCTGTCCGAGAATCCCGTGCGACGCGCGGCGGCGTGTACCGGACACCCCTCGGACAGGAGCTGTTTTGCAGCCTCCATGCGGCGCTGCATGATATACCGATGCGGCGTCGTATGCAGATGCTCGGTGAAGATACGAATGACGCTCGTGCGGTCCATGCCGATGATGCCCGCGAGATCGGTAAGGCCGATGCGGCTTTCCAGATGTGATCCGATGTATGTTTTCATCGCGCTTAATTTCCCGTACCGCTCATTTCCTGACGGCGTCGATTTTTTAACGGTTATCTTTCCGCGTTCCACTATATAGGATAACACCCCGAGCACGAATGTGGTTCGCGCTATTGCACTTTCGCCGTTCTGTACGACATCTGCGAATGAACGCCGAACAGCGCCTTCGCGTATATGCACCTGGTGCGGTATGACAAGACGCC from Spirochaetota bacterium includes:
- a CDS encoding VOC family protein yields the protein MDKVVHFEIPFDNKDRASKFYASIFGWELMDIPEMSYVMVHAAETGPDNMVAEKGAINGGMFPREKEAKAPIVVIGVASIDETIKKVVAAGGKVVTPKQPIPNGSYARVADCEGNVIGLADSSK
- a CDS encoding AraC family transcriptional regulator; translated protein: MDIEAVIAGASYTVKHPLHHVCETTWQVNDLKLPDYDLWYVHRGRGTIRIDTATYPVHANTLYVFSPGETVSIRQVLPHNITVTLCHFMPTGDNGVFTGRLVIPHQVHIREGAVRRSFADVVQNGESAIARTTFVLGVLSYIVERGKITVKKSTPSGNERYGKLSAMKTYIGSHLESRIGLTDLAGIIGMDRTSVIRIFTEHLHTTPHRYIMQRRMEAAKQLLSEGCPVHAAARRTGFSDSASFVKAFRSLCHTTPGSFREKIDVV
- a CDS encoding 2-isopropylmalate synthase yields the protein MPRKIIIFDTTLRDGEQAPGASMNTEQKLDIALSLAKMKVDVIEAGFPISSAVQFEACKLIAREVRGPAICALARAVKADIDSAGQALKNAAHGRIHTFIATSDIHMKHKLKKTREEVMKIAVDSIRYAASLVDDVEFSAEDATRTNIDFLCEIVEAAIGAGATTINIPDTVGYTIPAEYIRIISAIRSRVPNIAKAKISVHCHNDLGLATANSLAAIEAGADQIECTINGVGERAGSAALEEVAMAIAVRGELLGAETNIVTSDIYPISKKVASYTGFLVQPNKAIIGKNAFAHESGIHQDGMLKARETYEIMTPESIGRDSSTLVMGRHTGRHGFSQKVKTLGFNLDKEAIEELYNRFLALADKKKEVYDDDIIALISTSMKIDTGDYALDYMHVVSGNVIPTAAIRLIKANTPFEEAASGDGPIDALCRAVDKITGLKPTLEGYELHAVTGGKDAIGEVSLTIVDDGQRFAGRGASTDVIEASIKAYIAAVNKCLAAKKK
- a CDS encoding 2-isopropylmalate synthase; this translates as MEHNLDKPLFRDKKTNRLKASPDLYHLVDEPEGQFYRNIFPYSTIPTIPFNDRMVPMQTAREAWITDTSFRDGQQARPPYAVNDIVELYKLLHDLGGPNGMIRQTEFFLYSNRDREAMEKCMALDFKFPEITSWVRATKGDFELAKKAGIKETGILTSVSDYHIFKKMKTDRRKVLDQYLGIVKDALSAGILPRCHFEDITRADFYGFVVPFATELMTLARDAHVPIKIRACDTLGLGITYPGSSLPRSVQGTIYGLREYAGVPGEQLEWHGHNDFYKALVNASTAWLYGCSAVNTTILGFGERTGNTPLEGMCVEYAQLFGTDNGMDISVITKIRDYLEEHTNTIIPSNMPFVGKDFNTTRAGIHADGLLKDEEIYNIFDTTKILNRPPEVMITDKSGTAGICAWINVYFNLDKPKEIRKDDPGVKEMYDWTLKEYEEGRITAISDDELVELVKKHLPAVYNEKVVTDKLVKIKPRTK